Proteins from a genomic interval of Vibrio sp. SS-MA-C1-2:
- the nhaB gene encoding sodium/proton antiporter NhaB, protein MFILVIKALFKNFLGKAPTYYKIAIISFLIINPVVYFFISPFIAGWLLVCEFIFTLAMALKCYPLISGGLLAIEAVSIGMTSAEHVKHEIINNIDVILLLIFMVAGIYFIKSLLMFIFTKLIINIRSKIYLSLAFCFFSAFLSAFLDALTVIAVIISVAVGFYYVYHKAATKNEFLNKNIIQSEEINTLNRQSFDDYRAFLRSLMMHASIGTALGGVTTMVGEPQNLIIAKQVNWQFAEFTLHMLPVTLPILMFGLLTCFLVEKYKLFGYGVELPEYIHTLLVEYDKEESLQRSLQDKIKLITQALIGCWLIIALALHLATAGLIGLTVIILVTTMTGITEEHVLGKAFEEALPFTALLTVFFAIVSVIIHLELFKPIIHWVLLMEGQKQLSMIYIANGLLSMVSDNVFVGTIYINEIKSALQNHIISREQFDLLAVAINVGTNIPSIATPNGQAAFLFMLTSAIAPLIKLSYGRMIYMALPYTIVLSLVGLVAIQFLSISTDLLSCIGLL, encoded by the coding sequence ATGTTTATTTTAGTTATAAAGGCATTATTCAAGAATTTCCTAGGGAAAGCTCCTACATATTATAAAATAGCAATCATTTCTTTTTTAATAATAAATCCGGTTGTATATTTTTTTATCAGCCCATTCATTGCTGGTTGGTTATTAGTTTGTGAATTTATATTTACCTTGGCTATGGCATTAAAATGTTATCCTTTGATTTCCGGTGGGTTACTAGCTATTGAAGCAGTATCTATTGGAATGACAAGTGCTGAACATGTTAAACATGAAATCATTAATAATATAGATGTAATATTATTATTAATATTTATGGTGGCAGGGATCTATTTTATAAAATCTTTACTAATGTTTATCTTTACAAAGCTAATAATTAACATTAGGTCGAAAATTTATCTTTCGCTTGCATTTTGTTTTTTCTCAGCATTCTTATCAGCATTCTTAGATGCATTAACAGTTATTGCTGTCATTATTAGTGTAGCCGTTGGCTTTTATTATGTTTATCATAAAGCAGCAACAAAAAATGAATTTTTGAATAAAAATATTATCCAATCGGAGGAAATCAATACCTTAAACCGACAAAGTTTTGACGATTATCGTGCATTTTTACGTAGCTTAATGATGCATGCTTCAATAGGAACAGCATTGGGTGGTGTGACAACCATGGTTGGTGAACCACAAAACTTAATAATTGCAAAACAAGTTAATTGGCAATTTGCAGAATTCACCTTACATATGCTGCCTGTTACTTTACCTATTTTAATGTTTGGGTTACTAACTTGCTTCTTAGTTGAAAAATATAAGTTATTTGGCTATGGCGTTGAATTACCTGAGTATATACATACTTTATTAGTTGAATATGATAAAGAAGAAAGCCTACAGAGATCTCTTCAAGATAAGATAAAATTAATTACACAAGCATTGATTGGTTGTTGGTTAATTATTGCCTTAGCTTTACATTTAGCGACTGCTGGCCTGATTGGCTTAACAGTAATAATTTTAGTAACAACAATGACTGGAATTACGGAAGAGCATGTATTAGGTAAAGCGTTTGAAGAAGCACTACCTTTTACTGCATTATTGACAGTTTTCTTTGCTATTGTTTCAGTTATTATTCATTTAGAATTATTTAAGCCAATTATTCATTGGGTCTTGCTTATGGAAGGTCAGAAACAGCTATCTATGATTTATATTGCTAACGGCTTATTGTCAATGGTCTCTGATAATGTTTTTGTGGGTACTATTTACATTAATGAAATTAAGAGTGCTTTACAAAACCATATAATATCTCGTGAACAATTTGATTTATTAGCCGTCGCTATCAATGTCGGAACAAATATTCCCTCAATTGCGACACCAAATGGACAAGCCGCATTTCTATTTATGTTAACTTCAGCTATTGCACCGCTAATTAAACTATCATATGGAAGAATGATTTATATGGCTTTACCCTACACGATTGTACTATCATTAGTTGGATTAGTTGCTATTCAATTTTTATCAATATCAACAGATTTACTTTCCTGTATAGGGTTATTATGA
- a CDS encoding efflux RND transporter periplasmic adaptor subunit, with protein MKINKLTLLISTVIFLAGCNSSEQNVSVPTVPRPVKVEFLDIQHQTHQSRLPGVIKATNQADVAFRVPGTINALYIKEGSLVKEGDKLAQLDSHDYQVTVDELKARLAEAKATATLAKIELDRIKIASEGDAVAQVNLDRAKTGLTRANLGVEVVQQNLKKAQDALRYTTLYAPFSGKIAKVYPENFEQTAPGVPVLTLLNPDEQYVETDVPESLIDNLAIGVKGTVSIDNQTISVPVTITEIGHVVSPITRTYPVKFTFDKPLNKDLIEKVASVWIKNKSNYEADWVDVPLSALYQEVGENPAIWFVIDDHAKRFPVMVGKLKESTIAVKGDFPENGELITGGVHFLIDNQRVGQRINRVVKG; from the coding sequence ATGAAAATAAACAAATTAACGCTTCTAATTTCCACCGTCATATTCTTAGCGGGTTGTAATTCTTCCGAGCAGAATGTGTCAGTCCCTACAGTACCTCGCCCTGTCAAGGTTGAATTCCTTGACATTCAACATCAAACACACCAATCCAGATTACCAGGTGTGATTAAAGCAACTAATCAAGCTGATGTTGCTTTTCGTGTCCCTGGAACGATTAATGCGCTTTATATAAAAGAGGGCAGTTTGGTAAAAGAAGGCGATAAACTTGCACAATTAGATTCCCATGATTATCAAGTCACCGTTGATGAGTTAAAAGCACGTTTAGCAGAAGCCAAAGCAACGGCGACTCTCGCTAAAATTGAGTTAGATCGTATCAAGATAGCATCAGAGGGTGATGCTGTTGCTCAAGTGAACTTAGATCGTGCTAAAACGGGATTAACTAGAGCCAATCTTGGTGTGGAAGTGGTTCAACAAAATCTGAAAAAAGCTCAAGATGCCTTACGCTATACTACGCTTTATGCGCCATTTTCTGGAAAAATTGCCAAAGTTTACCCTGAGAATTTTGAACAAACCGCCCCAGGTGTTCCAGTTCTTACTTTATTAAATCCAGATGAACAGTATGTTGAAACCGATGTTCCTGAGTCATTAATCGATAACTTGGCTATAGGAGTGAAAGGGACTGTTTCTATAGATAATCAAACTATCTCGGTGCCTGTGACTATTACTGAAATTGGTCACGTTGTTTCACCTATAACACGTACTTATCCGGTCAAATTCACTTTTGATAAACCATTAAATAAAGATTTAATTGAGAAAGTTGCCAGTGTTTGGATTAAAAATAAAAGTAATTATGAAGCGGATTGGGTAGATGTTCCTCTATCAGCTCTTTATCAAGAGGTTGGTGAAAATCCTGCGATATGGTTTGTTATTGATGACCATGCCAAGCGTTTTCCTGTGATGGTGGGTAAATTAAAAGAGTCGACGATTGCGGTAAAAGGTGATTTTCCAGAAAATGGTGAGTTGATTACTGGCGGTGTTCATTTTTTAATTGATAATCAACGTGTCGGTCAACGTATTAATCGTGTTGTAAAGGGGTAA
- a CDS encoding ion channel, producing MKNDFLSLIIIATFICITIFSAIKQVFFCKEVTVNIIQGSICIYLLIGLLWAIIFLINITLVPNSFHGIDDVNWLNNFPKAIYFSFVTLTSTGYGDITPILPIVRFFSYIEAIISQFYITILVSSLVAIKVSDLSK from the coding sequence TTGAAAAATGATTTCTTATCATTAATAATTATAGCAACATTTATTTGTATAACCATCTTTTCAGCCATTAAACAAGTTTTTTTTTGCAAGGAAGTGACTGTTAATATTATTCAAGGGTCTATTTGCATTTACTTATTAATTGGATTGTTATGGGCAATTATATTTCTTATCAATATTACATTGGTTCCAAACTCATTTCATGGTATAGACGACGTTAACTGGTTAAATAACTTTCCTAAAGCTATTTACTTCAGCTTTGTCACACTTACAAGTACTGGTTATGGTGATATTACACCTATATTGCCTATTGTTCGTTTCTTTTCATATATAGAAGCTATTATTAGTCAGTTTTATATTACAATTTTAGTTTCGAGTTTAGTTGCGATTAAGGTTTCTGATTTATCTAAATAA
- a CDS encoding efflux transporter outer membrane subunit → MKNKSLIALSLTLILTGCAVGPDYQKPTQTLDDSYQTLGEGLTNDTAKEQWWRQFNDPLLNRYVDEALNQNLNLKIAMQRVQMADSYRKVVASQKVPTVALGAGYGGGMFSESGPIAGPLVTDNNPLGMELMDRQQDGFRVGADIAWEADIFKRIDRQVDYAEIRKSQSEIVTYGVQLMVISQVVDNYIQLRGAQERLVVAEQNIDDQKQLLARIEKLKEAGLAGDLEIAQAKGLLASVKAIKPMLETAIDVHQYRLAIILAQQPQALKDELAVKHSHPLPKIEGLIPVGLPSDLLLRRPDIQFAERDMAAKNAKQAIAVANKYPRFYLTGSPGTLGGNFGDLFSNGSGYWTAMAGFEWTIFDGGRKNALKEAADADFVAAEYRYQRSWLNALGEVETLLSAYSHSQDSLVQIKEALDASHLASEKAQLLYKSGMGGYISVLDAQRTEYSIRDRYIASQVKVSQSAASLSRALGGGWKYQPPMKS, encoded by the coding sequence ATGAAAAATAAAAGCTTAATTGCCTTGTCATTAACCCTAATATTAACCGGTTGTGCCGTAGGACCCGATTATCAAAAACCGACTCAAACATTGGATGATAGCTATCAGACATTAGGTGAGGGGTTAACCAATGATACAGCCAAAGAACAATGGTGGCGTCAATTTAACGATCCCCTACTTAATCGTTATGTAGACGAAGCATTAAACCAGAATTTAAATTTAAAAATTGCCATGCAGCGAGTGCAAATGGCAGATTCTTATCGTAAAGTTGTCGCCTCTCAAAAAGTGCCAACCGTTGCATTAGGTGCTGGTTATGGTGGAGGAATGTTTAGTGAGTCAGGCCCCATTGCAGGTCCCTTAGTCACAGACAATAACCCACTAGGAATGGAGTTAATGGACAGGCAACAAGATGGCTTTAGGGTGGGTGCGGATATTGCGTGGGAAGCAGATATTTTCAAACGTATTGATCGTCAGGTTGATTATGCTGAAATACGAAAATCACAAAGCGAAATAGTGACCTACGGTGTGCAATTGATGGTTATCTCTCAAGTTGTTGATAACTATATTCAGTTGCGTGGTGCGCAAGAACGACTAGTGGTAGCAGAACAAAATATTGACGATCAGAAACAACTTTTAGCGCGAATTGAAAAGCTAAAAGAAGCAGGGTTAGCGGGTGACCTTGAGATTGCTCAAGCAAAAGGCCTCTTAGCATCGGTTAAAGCAATTAAACCGATGTTAGAAACGGCAATTGATGTTCATCAATACCGTCTCGCGATTATTTTGGCTCAACAGCCACAAGCCCTAAAAGATGAGTTAGCTGTAAAACATTCTCATCCGTTACCTAAAATAGAAGGGTTAATTCCTGTTGGATTACCCTCTGATTTATTATTACGACGCCCTGATATTCAGTTTGCAGAGCGAGATATGGCAGCAAAAAATGCAAAGCAAGCAATAGCTGTTGCCAATAAATATCCGCGTTTTTATCTCACTGGATCGCCTGGCACATTAGGGGGTAATTTTGGTGATCTATTTTCTAACGGGAGTGGTTACTGGACAGCAATGGCCGGCTTTGAATGGACGATTTTTGATGGTGGTCGTAAGAATGCATTAAAAGAGGCGGCAGATGCTGATTTTGTTGCGGCAGAATATCGCTATCAACGCAGTTGGCTCAATGCCCTTGGTGAAGTTGAGACGCTATTAAGTGCTTATAGTCATAGCCAAGATAGTTTAGTTCAGATCAAAGAGGCACTAGATGCAAGTCATTTAGCGAGTGAAAAAGCGCAGTTGCTCTATAAGAGTGGTATGGGGGGCTATATCAGCGTACTTGATGCTCAAAGAACGGAATACTCAATCCGAGATCGTTATATTGCAAGTCAGGTTAAAGTATCACAAAGTGCAGCTAGTTTATCTCGTGCGCTGGGTGGTGGTTGGAAATATCAACCACCGATGAAAAGTTAA
- a CDS encoding transposase family protein, translated as MPWARPGSGFTLLFKEVTLALIREMPVNTAVKFMEVTDKRLWRVVEHYEEKALYDLTCHASLLWI; from the coding sequence GTGCCTTGGGCAAGACCAGGTAGTGGCTTTACTTTGCTGTTTAAAGAAGTAACCTTAGCACTGATAAGAGAGATGCCAGTTAACACTGCTGTTAAGTTTATGGAAGTGACGGATAAGCGGCTTTGGCGAGTGGTGGAACATTACGAGGAGAAAGCTTTATACGACTTGACCTGTCATGC